The genomic DNA CGGCGACCTGCACGACCCGGAGAACCCGCCCCACGTGGATGTAAACGAAGGCCCACAGCTGTTGCAGCACGGCGGCAAGCTGTTCCTGGTTTACTCCGCCAGCGGCTGCTGGACCGACTCCTACGCCCTGGGCATGCTCACGGCCCGGGCCGGCCGCAATCTGCGCCGGCCGCGGTCCTGGGTTAAGTCCAGGGAGCCGGTGTTCCGGCAAAACGCCACCGCGGGCGTGTTTGCTCCGGGGCACAACTCGTTTTTTAAGTCGCCGGACGGCACCCAGGACTGGATTCTGTACCACGCCAACAGCCAGCCCGGGCAGGGCTGCGGCAGCCAGCGCAGCCCCCGCATGCAGCCCTTTTCCTGGAATCCGGATGGCTCGCCCAACTTTGGTTCTCCGCAGCCGGCCGGCCGGGCCCTGCCCCGGCCCTCGGGCGAGCACTAACCCGGCCTGAGTATGGGTCGGCACCCCCGGGCAATACCCTGTTATCCACTCCTCTGAATACCCCCCGCTATGCCCCGTTTTCTGGCCCATCAACTCTATACCGCCCAGGCTTTGGTAGTAGGCCTGGGGCTGCTGGCAGCCTGTCAGCGCCCCTTATCCACCACAAGCCCGGACACCAGGCCCGGGAAATCCGGTAATACGCCCCCGGTTTCCCTGCCTAACCCGGTGCTGGCCGGCGACTATCCGGACCCCTCCGTTACCAAGGTGGGCAATACCTACTGGGCCACGGCCACCTCCTCCAACTGGGGGCCGGCGTTTCCGCTGCTGAAATCCGGCAACCTGACCAGCTGGGCGCTGGTGGGCCACGTGTTTCCGGATGGCCCGCCCGCCTGGGCCGACTATTACTTCTGGGCCCCGGAAATCAGCCAGGAAAATGGCAGGACCTACGTGTACTACACGGCCCACCAGCGCGGGGGCAATCTGGCCGTGGGCGTGGCCAGCGCCCCCAACCCCGCCGGCCCCTACACCGACCATGGCCCCCTGGTGGGGCAGCCCCACGGCTCCATTGACGGCTTTCCCATGCGCGACGAAAGCGGCCGGCTGTACCTGATCTGGAAGGAGGACGGCAACAGCGTGCAGGAGCCCACGCCCATTTGGGCGCAGCGGATGAATGAAGAGCGCACGGCCCTGGTAGGGGAGAAAGTGGAGCTGTTCCGCAACGATGCCAGCACCTGGGAGGGGAACCTGGTGGAAGGCGTTTCTCTGGTGCGCCACAACGGTTACTTCTATGCGTTCTATGCGGCCAATGGCTGCTGCGGCAGCGGCTGCACCTACGCCACCGGCGTGGCCCGCGCAGAAAACCTGCTGGGCCCCTGGGAGAAATACTCCCGGAATCCGGTACTGATGAACAATGATACCTGGAAGTGCCCGGGCCACGGCACTGTAGTGGAGGACAAAGGGCGCTGGTACCTGCTGCACCACGCCTACAATACCGACGGGCAGCAGTTTGTGGG from Hymenobacter sp. DG25B includes the following:
- a CDS encoding family 43 glycosylhydrolase, producing the protein MPRFLAHQLYTAQALVVGLGLLAACQRPLSTTSPDTRPGKSGNTPPVSLPNPVLAGDYPDPSVTKVGNTYWATATSSNWGPAFPLLKSGNLTSWALVGHVFPDGPPAWADYYFWAPEISQENGRTYVYYTAHQRGGNLAVGVASAPNPAGPYTDHGPLVGQPHGSIDGFPMRDESGRLYLIWKEDGNSVQEPTPIWAQRMNEERTALVGEKVELFRNDASTWEGNLVEGVSLVRHNGYFYAFYAANGCCGSGCTYATGVARAENLLGPWEKYSRNPVLMNNDTWKCPGHGTVVEDKGRWYLLHHAYNTDGQQFVGRQGVLSEFVWTESGWPSFKGGSTPVASTAAGPRSFNDEFTGPALRSSWQWPIEQRPSYRLQGGRLYLTARPDHSGAALGQTTTSPNYTAVTTLLNYTALPAGTRAGVAAHGDQDNALALLADSQKLALTRIEKGETRILEEAVLPADKSVQLWLRVREGRRFSFLWSVDEGKTMHPLPADGTSVDGSFLPPWDRGIRAGLLVQGPSSTKAVFDFFSLSNQL